CAAGGAGTGGGATGCGATCGCTCGTGATCGCGAGGCCTTCCTGGCCTGGATCAACGACAACGTGCTGAACGTGCAAGGCTGAGGTGACGACCATGACTACTACCTACACTCCCAGTGAAATGATGACCGTCACCGCTGCCCGTTCGCTGCCCAATGGCACCGTTTGCTTCGTCGGCATCGGTCTGCCCAGCGAAGCGGCTAACCTGGCCCGTCTGACCCATGCCCCTGACGTGGTGCTGATCTATGAATCAGGCACCATCCAGACCAAACCCAATGTGCTGCCGCTGTCCATCGGTGACGGCGAGCTGTGTGAAACCGCTCTGACCACCGTGTCAGTACCGGAAATGTTCCGCTACTGGCTGCAGGGCGGCAAAGTGGACGTCGGCTTCCTCGGCGCGGCGCAGGTTGACCGTTTCGGTAACCTCAATACCACCGTGATCGGCCCTTACGATGCGCCCAAAACCCGTCTGCCCGGCGGCGGCGGTGCACCGGAGATCGCCACTTCCTCCAAAGAAGTGTTTATCACCCTCAAGCATTCCAAGCGCACCTTCGTCGATAACCCCGACTTCGTCACCTCCGTAGGATACGGCCGTGATGGCAAGGCGCGGGAAAAGTACAAGGTCATCGGCAAGGGTCCGACCCGTGTCATCACCGATCTGTGCATCATGGCACCGGAAGAAGGCACCAATGAGCTGATCGTCACCTCCATTCATCCCGGCGTCAGCCGTGAGCAGATCATCGAAGCGACCGGCTGGGCCATCCGCTTTGCCGACAGCGTGGCGGAAACCGCTGAACCCAGCGAGCAGGAGCTGAGCATCCTGCGTGAGCTGAAAGCCCGCACCGCTGCCTTCCACGCTGCCTCCGGAGCCTGATGATGAACAACGTATACATTGCCCAGCCTCTGCGTACTGCCATCGGCAGCTACGGCGGCACCCTGTCCAGCGTGCGTCCTGACGACCTGCTGGCGCAGGTCATCAAGGCGGTGGTCAGCCGCTCAGGTATTGATGCCGCTGCCATTGAAGAAGTCATCATGGGCTGCGCCAACCAGGCCGGTGAAGACAACCGCAACGTCGCCCGTATGTCTTCACTGCTGGCCGGACTGCCGTTCTCGGTGCCCGGCACCACCATGAACCGCCTGTGCGGCTCGGGTCTGGATGCTGTCGGCACCGCTGCACGCGCGGTGGCAGCCGGTGAGCTGGAGCTGGTACTGGCCGGGGGCGTGGAATCCATGTCCCGTGCGCCTTTCGTCATGGGCAAGGCCGACAGCGCCTTCAGCCGTAATCAGGCGATCGAAGACACCACCATCGGCTGGCGCTTCGTCAACCCGCTGATGAAGGCGCAGTACGGCGTCGATACCATGCCGGAGACTGCCGAAAACGTTGCTGAGCAGTTCAGCATCAGCCGCGAAGATCAGGATCTGTTTGCCTATCGTTCACAGCAGAAAACGGCTCGTGCCCAGGCCGAAGGGCGCTTCAAACAGGAAATCGTCGCCATTGAGATCCCCCGCAAGAAGCAGGATCCGCTGGTGTTCGATACCGATGAGCATCCGCGCCCACAGAGCACACTGGACAAGCTGGCAACCCTGCCCACGCCTTTCCGCAAAGGCGGTTCCATCACTGCCGGTAACGCCAGCGGTGTCAACGACGGCGCCTGCGCCATGTTGATTGCCTCTGCAGCCGCCGTGCAGCAACACGGTCTGCAGCCCATTGCCCGCATCGTCGGCATGGCGACCGCCGGGGTGGAGCCACGCATCATGGGGATCGGTCCGATTGCCGCCACCCAGAAGCTGATGAAACGTCTGGGCATGACCCTTGATCAGATGGATGTGATGGAGTTCAACGAAGCCTTTGCCGCTCAGGCGCTGGCCTGCACCCGTGGTCTGGGTCTGGCGGACGATGATGCCCGGGTCAATCCCAACGGGGGCGCCATTGCCCTTGGCCACCCGCTGGGCATGTCCGGCGCCCGTCTGGTCACCACCGCCTCTAATCAGTTGCAGCTGATCGGTGGACGCTATGCCCTGTGCACCATGTGTATCGGTGTCGGCCAGGGGATTGCCATGGTGATCGAGCGCGTCTGATGAAGACAGTGAACGTGCGGTGAGCCTGGCTCGCCGCGCGAAAAAGACATGGCACCGGTGGCTCGGTAACGAGCTACGGTGCCAGCATCCTGACCGGGCTATGCGAACACACGTTGATGTTAGCGCTAGCCTTGACGGGGTTTTTCATTACAGTGGTGCGCGGAAGTGCCACTGTGGCTGGGCGGTGACTGCACCGCCCGCCAGTTCTGCCCAACGCCGGTTAGCGATCACACAGAGGATGGCGGCAAGCGATGTAAGGGCAGGCGTTAGGGATGACGCCCGCAGATGTGACACTTCTAAAAAATACAAAACACAGGTGTGAATAAATGCGTACAACCAAGAAGACCTCGCTCTCGACCTTACTCAAAGGTGCTGCCACTACGCTGCTGGCTGGCGCACTGTCCCTCAGTTCTGCTTTTGCTGCGGATTTCCCCGACAAGGATCTGCAGGGTGTGATCATGTGGGGTGCCGGTGGCGCTACGGATAACGTGGCCCGCGCGCTGACGCCTCATGTCGAGAAGTACCTCGGCAAGAAAATCGTCCTGACCAACAAATCGGGCGGTGCCGGTGCGATCTCCACCAACTATGTCTTCAGCCGCCCTGCCAATGGCTACACCGTCCTTTACGGTGCCGAGAACCCGCAGATTCATGGCGTGCTGGGCCTGTCCAAGCTGGACTACAGCAGCTTTATTCCGGTCAACATCATTGCCAGCGGTACCACGGTGATCGTTACCCGTGCCGACAAGGAATGGAAGACCGTCAAGGACATCGTCGATGACGTCAAGGCGCATCCCGATACCATCAAGATGGGTACCGCCGGCCCCGGCTCACTGCCCTTCGTCGTCAGCTCAATGCTGAAAACCACCACGGATATGCCCGTGCTGACCGTGCCCTTCGACGGTGAAGGCCCCGGTATGACGGCGCTGGAAGGGGGCCATATCGACTTTATGGCCGTCGGCCTGACCGCTGCCCGTGAACAGCTGAAAGCCGGCCGCCTGAAGGCGCTGGCCGTGGTGTCTGACACCGCCGTGCCCGGCATGGAAAACGTGCCGCTGATCACTGAAGACTTCCCTGCGTTCAAGAAATTCCTGCCCTGGGGACCGTTCTACGGCATCTTCGTCAAGCAGGGTACACCTGAAGAAGCGGTCAAGGCGCTGACCGATGCCTTTGCGAAAGCCGTTGCTGAGCCGCAGTTCCAGGACTTTATCAAGGACTTCGGTGCCACACCGCTGAACATCCATGGTGATGAAGCGATCCAATACCTGAAGCACAACCAGTCCGTCAGCGCATGGCTGCTGCAGGACGCCGGTGCGGCCAAGGTCTCTCCTGAAGAACTGGGCATTCCTCGCCCCTGAAACTGAGTATCAGCTCACCTTCCTGACGTGTCGGCGTCAGGAAGGGTCAGGAGACTAATGATGAAAGCAACCACTCATGTGCGTGCCGGTGAGGTGATCTTCACC
This Pokkaliibacter sp. MBI-7 DNA region includes the following protein-coding sequences:
- a CDS encoding tripartite tricarboxylate transporter substrate binding protein, whose amino-acid sequence is MRTTKKTSLSTLLKGAATTLLAGALSLSSAFAADFPDKDLQGVIMWGAGGATDNVARALTPHVEKYLGKKIVLTNKSGGAGAISTNYVFSRPANGYTVLYGAENPQIHGVLGLSKLDYSSFIPVNIIASGTTVIVTRADKEWKTVKDIVDDVKAHPDTIKMGTAGPGSLPFVVSSMLKTTTDMPVLTVPFDGEGPGMTALEGGHIDFMAVGLTAAREQLKAGRLKALAVVSDTAVPGMENVPLITEDFPAFKKFLPWGPFYGIFVKQGTPEEAVKALTDAFAKAVAEPQFQDFIKDFGATPLNIHGDEAIQYLKHNQSVSAWLLQDAGAAKVSPEELGIPRP
- a CDS encoding CoA-transferase subunit beta, which encodes MTTTYTPSEMMTVTAARSLPNGTVCFVGIGLPSEAANLARLTHAPDVVLIYESGTIQTKPNVLPLSIGDGELCETALTTVSVPEMFRYWLQGGKVDVGFLGAAQVDRFGNLNTTVIGPYDAPKTRLPGGGGAPEIATSSKEVFITLKHSKRTFVDNPDFVTSVGYGRDGKAREKYKVIGKGPTRVITDLCIMAPEEGTNELIVTSIHPGVSREQIIEATGWAIRFADSVAETAEPSEQELSILRELKARTAAFHAASGA
- the pcaF gene encoding 3-oxoadipyl-CoA thiolase translates to MNNVYIAQPLRTAIGSYGGTLSSVRPDDLLAQVIKAVVSRSGIDAAAIEEVIMGCANQAGEDNRNVARMSSLLAGLPFSVPGTTMNRLCGSGLDAVGTAARAVAAGELELVLAGGVESMSRAPFVMGKADSAFSRNQAIEDTTIGWRFVNPLMKAQYGVDTMPETAENVAEQFSISREDQDLFAYRSQQKTARAQAEGRFKQEIVAIEIPRKKQDPLVFDTDEHPRPQSTLDKLATLPTPFRKGGSITAGNASGVNDGACAMLIASAAAVQQHGLQPIARIVGMATAGVEPRIMGIGPIAATQKLMKRLGMTLDQMDVMEFNEAFAAQALACTRGLGLADDDARVNPNGGAIALGHPLGMSGARLVTTASNQLQLIGGRYALCTMCIGVGQGIAMVIERV